The genomic region tctgttttgggCGAGGGGAGAgtcccactgtgtgtgtctgcaaggatgaaaatgaaaatgaaactaaGCAACCTCCAGTAATTTATTAACATTTGCCAATAGAGTTTACGAGTAAGTTCATAtttataacatttgtaattcaGGGTATgtatttgaaatttaaatagtTGTGAAGACCTTTCTAAAAATGTTGACCCTAATGATGgagctagatgaaaagtcagggatCACCAAATTCAGTAGGCCATCTCCTCTGGGAACCATTGATGTCTCCCCAGCCTGTACATCATTGTGAGTTATAGTCTcaatatagcagcaaacaattccacaataaatcaataaagcTGGACCTTAAATCAAAAGGGCAATCATTGATTTATAAAAAGTGAATTAATACCAGCCAAAATATTTCCCCTCAACCCTTGTACTGTATGCCAGGTAAAGATGGCATTGATCTCAATGACTGTTTGTATCAGTGTTGTGGGAGAGGCACATTTAGTGTTACAGCTGCAACAAAACTCTGATAACTCTGTCTTTTCCACACATATTGGCCTTCTCAATAACAGATCACCTGTCTAAGCCACAGAAACCTGATcactcacacaacacacactcgtTTCTCTTCCCTCAGGCGGTAACAAGCTCAGCGGCTCAAGGATCAGAGTTTCcacagagggaagagagaggaaagatggGGGTGGTTTCCACAGTAAACCTTTGGTTCTGGGTgagacttaaaataaaaatgaacccAAAAATAGAAATATCAGCTAGACAGTTGTTTTCTACCTTTCTGACCTCCTCTTTCTGAAAATAATTCTTAATGTAAAGTCAGACAGACAAGGTACTGACTACAAAATATCAGCATTGCTCTGCACACAAACCTCATGACCTGTGAACAAAGCTCCCTCTGGTGGGTGTATTGTGAAACCATCACCTCTGTCAGATGGCCTTGTTTTAAGTGGGTCAAAAGGTGTTTCTGACACAGATCCCATCAAAccataatctgtttttttagcCTGGGAGTTCACAGCAGGCATCACCCACTCACTGACCTTTGCTTGTTATTTTGGTGATATGCATTACTTGGTATTCATAAAGCAAATTACTCATGTTTTAATTTGGATGTATTGCTACTACTGCAACTTTCTCTAACTTAATGATAGCAAGACGGACGTCGTGTTGTTTGGCTCCCCTATTTCAATTGATTAACTTTCGGAAAAATTAGAAGGAGCTATCAATCTGTCAATCTCATCTGTGTCCGAGCCCGGTTAGGGTAAGAAAAAAATTAGAAGACGAGGGAGGATGAGGTAGCAGAGGCAGTGAGTCGTGTTTTGAAGAgttcttcctgtttttaaagCATCCTCCAGTGTTTTGGAGTTAAGAAAAAATGTTCTAGTCCTGCCAAACATTTTCCTtgtccatttccttttttcGTTGTGCATTTGTTTACCAATGGAAGTGATCCTGGGGTCGTCAGCTTTTATAGGATTTATCTGaaggaaatgaaaattgagcgaCAGTATGTAGGAGGGCCGAGCTAGGCTGCAAGTGTGACTTAGAgatagacttctctttattaatccttttgggatgactcccgcaggtaaattgaaatttccagcagcagcagttttcagcaaaaaaaagacagtagaGCAAAAGAAGACAGTacaaagataataataataataataataataaaaacctttggctataaaaagacatttaccataaattattagTTAAGAGCAGTAGAGTATTTGCCGTTTTGCTAGAAATCAAGGTGTCATCTTTGACCCAGCTTtaaaatttgacaaacaaattAATTCTTTAGTTTTCATCTGACGACTATTGCTAaactaaaattgtttttttgttttttttattgtttttttctcttttggagAAAACTCGGGAGTATTTTGGAGACTgttattcctgtttttattttgtctcgtATTAACTTCTGTAATTGTATTCTGGGATTTGCCAATCATCTTCATCCCGCCTGCAGATTGTTGACTGGTACCACAAGGAGGGACCACACAGTTTTCCACAATAACGACCTCTTTTCATTGGTTACCAGTCAACTATAACACCAATTTtatggtattgctacttttttttaaaggcattaCAAGGATTGGCCCCTTTATATTTTGCTGATCTCCTTACCGTAAATCACTCATCCAGTACCGTAAGATTGTCCTAATCAGTTCCTTTTAGCTATCCATAGTCTTGGATGAAAACCAAGGGTGATCGTGCCATTTCAGTTGTGGCCCCGAGACTGTGGAATGAACTTCCCATTCATAACAGACCGCACTGCCGAGATTTTTAAGTCTCATCTCAAAACCCATTTTTGTTCTTTGGAGTTTGACCCAGATTAGGGACTTATGTACtaaagtgtgttgtttgtatcaTGTTCATTGTGTCTGTCTTattgtattcatttgttttcataatctAACTTTGTACAGCACTTCGTTCATCTTAGAATGGTTTCACATGTGCTTTATAAAGAGATTGACCTGACTTGCACAAACAACCGTTTACGGCATACCTAGTCAATACTATTATTATACAATCAGTTACATGAGTTACATTAGAAAAGCTGCAATGAGACCACAATTATAACTGATTGAATTGATTGAGTAGTTACTTATGgtttgtgtgtaatttattgCACATGATTTCTGTCACGTGTGTCCCTAGATTAGCAGAATATTTAACAATGTATAAAACCAACAATATTTTGACTCACATGAAATAATCCTAATATTCCTTTTGGCTGGCTGGTAAAGGAAggttacataaaaataaaaatgatacacATGATGAGTGAGTAAGTTAATATTGAATTTTAATCATTCTTAGACTCAGAAGTGACTTATATGTAAAGTTTGCAACATAATTGCTGGAAGTACTGGAGATGCATTTTTATACAGCGGCTTTGGTATGTCTGGCTTTCCCACAGTACAGTTACATTCACTGTGCTGTCcataaatactgtacaaaaaTAATATGTGCTTTGACATAAAACATATTCTCTCCATAGAAGATTTCCACTGTTTTCAGAGGAAACCATAAGGCTTTGTTCaatgacatatacagtatgcactTTCAGTTACTCGCTTTATGTTAAATAGAATAAATTATATCTTTCAGTTGCTGTGTGAGGCATTTTTCAAGCCTCTGCAATGTCGTCAcataataatttaacaataataatataggTCCATGAGTCCATGTTCAAAgtgcataaaaaaagaaaaataatccaCTCGAGTGGGTGTAGATTCAGGTCCAGGCACAgcaataaaatgtcttttttggaGTGAATCGCCTGTTGCATGTGCACCATGAAGAGGGTCTTCTTATACTCCAAAAGGACGTTTTAAAGTTTGACTCAAAGCTGTGCCTTGAGCTGAATATCTACACTTTTTCAACAATGTAAGTAGTATTTTCCCAGTGTCACTTCAGTTCCACGCAACTCATGAGCTCCGCTTGACATCCTGAACTTTGAATGTGCTTTCACATTCACGCTTTTCCCTCAAAAACACAGACGGTCAGAGGGCGTTGTCTCCGCTCAGCAACGTGTCTTTGCGCTCCATCACAATCTGTAATGGCAGGACTCTCTCCACTAGGCGGAGCTCTTTCCCAGCAGGCAGTCTCTGACTCCATTTTCAGGCCTCGTTCAGTGTAGCTTCTCAACTCCTCCACAGCGTCTAAAGGCGGCACGTCTGGTATTTGCTGTTTGGGGAGGGGGCCAGCTCGTAGAACAGGACGTAGGCGTTGCTGCTGCGAACCTGGCTGGATGACACTGGGCTCACCCTGCACAGAACACACGGTACACATTTGTTAGTacactgaataccaaacacaGGCACATCCAGCACATACCATTGTACACCCATTATGCACATGTGATTTGCCAAAAATAGAGCTGTAACAATGTACAATTAATGATCTCAGAAAAACAGTAGTTGCAGTATACagtactgttttctttttcaatcaatttaaacatatttattttgatcCCAGGATTCATATGTATTCATATGCTTATATATCACTATTAGAAGACCCAGATTATGTAATAATACAAGTACAAAGACTATGAAGTAAACCATGCCTCTTATTTAccataaaacattgtatttcttAATAACATAAAACTGGCATGTACTATCAATAGTTACACCTTTTAGCACtttagttaaaaataaacagcttttacataaaaacaaaaacaaattacaattagacaattatgttataattgttacaggcctagcCATAACGCTGACATACGTTTATGAAGCTAGAATgagatcttttttattttacagcagctgCATACAGTATAATTAGACAGCGTTCTGCCAAACTGATAAGACGCTATGGTAATATGATTATATGCGAGTGGATTTGAGAGTAGATACCTGGAGTCGTTGTAGCTGTACCACTCCCCCAGGGCAGAGTTCTTGCAGTAGGATGTGTAATGGCCTCCCAGAGCATTTCCCGAGTGGTTGGATACTGCATACAGGTTATACACAGCCCGCTCTGCAGGGAGACACAAAACTGTCAGTCAACACTACTGCAATCCTTCCTCATCCAATCAAGCTGGCCTGGGAAAGTGCACGagttctcctcctccctttcctccGGTGACGGCGTGTCACCGTTTGCAGATACTTACCGCTGCTGTCGGAGGCAAACTCCCGCAGGTCCAGCTCTTTGAGAGGGAAGTTGACATAGGTGGAGAGTTTGCTGGTTCGGATGTTAGAGTCTGAGAAACGCTTCAGGTCTGAGAGGAACACTGAGTCAAGGAGCCGACACTGGTCCAAAATGACGTATTGTGCTTTAAATGCAACTTAGAGTACATTTTACTTCTCCTCCACagcatttcagagggaaatattctAATTACATGCTACGTTTCATACCACAGCATCTACTTGACATCCTTGTCTCTTTACCAGTAAACAatgaaatatgatgcattgcttcTACAAATTGACTAGTTCAACAGTTTATAAAGTTAGACCACATGGTCCACTCtacacattaaaatgctgcCTACACTTAAGAACACTCTAACCCTGAAAAGTAGTCAACCAATTATTTCTGGTATGACATTGGCTTAGTGTATGCAAATATGCtcattcatttaaatgcatgtgcATGCTATAAGCACTAAACAAAGGGGGCAATGGTTTGAGGAAAGGATACGAATCACGAGGATCTGAGGGAACTTCTGAATGCTGAATCTTTTGGTGCATTTTCTTCTGGTTTTGCATCTGTTGCACGTCTGTGAGAGAGATAAAACATAGAAGGCAGTGAgatactgtgtatgtgtgtatgtatgtatgtgtgtatgtatgtatgtatatatatacagtatatatatatatacagtatatatatatatatatatatatatatatagtctctTTACAAAGTAACAAGGATGGGTGCGGAGGCTTCTTACCGGTCTCTCTTCCCCGTCCAATACATCTTCTTTTGTGAAGAGCCTCAAGCAGTCTTTGAGAGTCACTTCGCCTGAGCTCTTCTGTCGAGACAGAGAATGTCCAGTTAGGAAACAGCAAACTACATGAAACCACATGGTATTTAAGGTTTATATGTACTACAACAGAACAAaactgtgttgtctttttatcaTCAGAATTACAATCAAATAATGACTTCTTTTCCAGAAGTCAGAAGTCTTTAAAGCCTAGCCAACACTATTTGACAGAATTTGGATGGATAAACACtttttcagagtgtgtgtgtgtgtgtgtgtgtgtgtgtgtgtgtgtgtgtgtgtgtgtgtgtgtgtgttctgaccTGTGCGACCGGTATGGATAGGTCCCAGAATGGATCAAACACGGTGGAGCGGAAGCCACAGACGGTGCAGGTCACGGAGCTCTTCAGCTGTCCCACAAACAGATCTAAAGACAGAAATGCGAGAAGGAGAATTTAATATGCATCAAAACCAAGGTAAATTCATAGATGGTTTAAGGTGTTGATGCAACCCATCAAGGTAAATCCCTTACCCACTACTTTGCTGTCCTCTCTCTCCAAGTACATGTTCCACATCCACTTGCCCTTTTCATCATCCCTGTGAAGCAAACAGTAGAGCGTCAAAACGGTGTACATCTAAGAcataaaactgaaatgtgtgTCCTTCAAAATTATAGAAACTGTCATtgaaagctacattgtgtaagaattttTCCCCAACTAGCGGGGAAATGACAACCaactgattattattttctaGCCCCTCCCATTCTGAGTCCATTTTAACTCCTACGGTGGCCCATTTAGTCCAAGAAGTACGACTTCGTCTGGGAGTGTTCCTTCcagtgtaataatagttttttgCTGATCAACTTTACACAGTGCAtctttgacatgtttttgtattattactaCTGAGGAAAGTTTATAAACTGCCACATAACTGCAATATCTTTAAGGTAATTAATTACATagtaattataaataattacaCAGTTCATTTGCATCTTTTAGGCACGCAGCAGTGTTTGTTTTGGCAGTGAGGGGTATCAGTGATAGGGCATATTATGAGTGACTTATTTAGAGCAGAGGTGAGAAATGGAGGGGGATGACTTACGAAAGGTGGTCAAAGTCTTCAACGGACATCTTAGGGCGTACCGTCACTCTGTTCACCTCATTATGGAGACCGTCCAATAGGAAACGCAGAAACTCCTGGGCGTCCTGCTGACTGCAGAGCACCAAAAGGGAAAATTGTTACTTTCTTCACTCTGAAATCAGCTATAGTTCTCAAAATGGATTGAATTAAATAAAGGCTTGCAAGCCTGAGGAGGGAAGACTTACTTGCAGCCCACAAATTTGGGAGCATATCTCTGGATCTGGCTCCTGAAATCAGAGGGACTGATGGCCTCGTTGTCCACAGAAGTCCAAAGGCTCTGAGTCAGCTTTGCAAACTCTGAAGCAGGGAGAGACAAACAATGATAAGAGAAAATAAGACCATAATAAGCAACACTACCCTTTACAGAAGTATGCCACTTGATAAAATGATGAGACCAACTCTGGATCCTCTGAGGGTAGCATTTGTTTTCCCAAAGCTGGCATCTTCTTTAGCTGAAGATTTTGACGTTGATGACACATTTCTGTAACTCTGCTGTGGTGCAAACCAGCCTGAACTCACGGGTGATTTGTAATAATGTGTATGAAAACGCATATCATGAAGTTCAGCGAGTACGTTCTGCGCGTGCGCAAGACataatacgtctccataacaaCAAGAGGCGCTATACTATATTGTTGGAAATTACAAACGCGTCACATGGTCTAGCTTCTCCCAAATTTCATTTTTGGACCCTATCGGCTGTTCGTTCGGAATATGATCTCATATTTTACGAAAAAAGTTCACCGAAACGTGTTTTGGTCAAATCGGCCCAAATTAAAGCAGGTGGCTCCTCCGACTGACAACGGCACAAAACACCAAACAGAAccgagtcaccgacctcgcccgATTGTCCGATGGCCGTtaatcgggttggtgtgtcagcgccttaAAGGTCATCTCACTGATGTGGGATGTGAACTACTAAGAGGGATCTTGAGTTAAGAATGTTATGCCCCATAAATGACTgattctaaaaaaaactaaacttaagACCAGATGAGTACTTTTTTGTACTAATTTCAGAGACATTATACAAAGTCCTGACATACAAGATATGGCTTTTTGTAGTGAGAGTTGGGAAAATACAGGTTTTATTGGAGAATTGCATAGTCTGTGGGAAACATGCTGCGCAAACATATCCTCTAATAAAGCCTTGTCAGAGTTAAATAGGAACTTTAGTTGTCCCGCCAGCA from Etheostoma cragini isolate CJK2018 chromosome 13, CSU_Ecrag_1.0, whole genome shotgun sequence harbors:
- the LOC117955358 gene encoding ubiquitin carboxyl-terminal hydrolase 2-like isoform X1 produces the protein MPSLRHSYTVTLPEETPAAFPLDKPELRRKSPSLSRSKLVSTFMGLIINQAKNKSPQGLVGLRNLGNTCFMNSILQCLSNTSELRDYCLRNIHRTDLNNNCTANAALMEEFAKLTQSLWTSVDNEAISPSDFRSQIQRYAPKFVGCNQQDAQEFLRFLLDGLHNEVNRVTVRPKMSVEDFDHLSDDEKGKWMWNMYLEREDSKVVDLFVGQLKSSVTCTVCGFRSTVFDPFWDLSIPVAQKSSGEVTLKDCLRLFTKEDVLDGEERPTCNRCKTRRKCTKRFSIQKFPQILVIHLKRFSDSNIRTSKLSTYVNFPLKELDLREFASDSSERAVYNLYAVSNHSGNALGGHYTSYCKNSALGEWYSYNDSRVSPVSSSQVRSSNAYVLFYELAPSPNSKYQTCRL
- the LOC117955358 gene encoding ubiquitin carboxyl-terminal hydrolase 2-like isoform X2, whose translation is MPNKSPQGLVGLRNLGNTCFMNSILQCLSNTSELRDYCLRNIHRTDLNNNCTANAALMEEFAKLTQSLWTSVDNEAISPSDFRSQIQRYAPKFVGCNQQDAQEFLRFLLDGLHNEVNRVTVRPKMSVEDFDHLSDDEKGKWMWNMYLEREDSKVVDLFVGQLKSSVTCTVCGFRSTVFDPFWDLSIPVAQKSSGEVTLKDCLRLFTKEDVLDGEERPTCNRCKTRRKCTKRFSIQKFPQILVIHLKRFSDSNIRTSKLSTYVNFPLKELDLREFASDSSERAVYNLYAVSNHSGNALGGHYTSYCKNSALGEWYSYNDSRVSPVSSSQVRSSNAYVLFYELAPSPNSKYQTCRL